One genomic window of Caenorhabditis elegans chromosome I includes the following:
- the F30F8.5 gene encoding MATH domain-containing protein (Confirmed by transcript evidence), producing MDTTTTSSLKSAEKKDTDATPRAHSPEIDVEVIKSDCSTPEKQNGAVGNEQQMNNSTSTRRTDSNKNLSPPPQRLRTSSSTSDGTENLISSLSSWDWVTIDGLKLPAVTRNKERYVAVHMVQLKLLSKFPSDIPRDITRKFTMGSHKMTVTEAWTFNTINAVIRKFDLGCQLFTANDELVKLNDVQMFYWNVKLFNLKRVNGQYETAISSAENNVQLLATAMQLKKQVDSDIQAVCAELKRLEKSYCSITQEETTLQLTTHHAQNLISSKS from the exons ATGGACACTACTACAACCTCGTCTTTAAAGAGTGCTGAGAAAAAGGACACTGATGCGACGCCAAGAGCCCATAGTCCTGAAATTGATGTTGAAGTGATCAAATCTGATTGCTCTACGCCGGAGAAACAGAATGGAGCAGTTGGAAATGAGCAGCAGATGAATAATTCAACTTCTACAAGGAGAACTgat AGCAACAAAAACCTGTCACCACCTCCTCAACGTCTTCGTACATCTAGTAGTACATCTGACGGAactgaaaatctaatttcctCTCTATCATCTTGGGATTGGGTTACCATAGATGGTCTGAAGCTTCCCGCAGTGACACGTAATAAAGAACGTTATGTGGCTGTCCATATGGTCCAGCTGAAACTACTGAGCAAGTTCCCATCGGATATTCCACGTGACATCACACGAAAATTCACGATGGGATCTCACAAAATGACAGTAACAGAAGCATGGACATTCAATACAATTAACGCTGTCATTAGAAAGTTTGATCTTGGTTGTCAGTTATTTACGGCAAATGATGAACTTGTCAAACTGAATGATGTTCAAATGTTCTATTGGAATGTAAagcttttcaatttgaaacgtGTCAATGGGCAATATGAGACGGCTATTTCGTCAGCAGAGAATAATGTTCAACTACTGGCAACAGCGATGCAACTGAAGAAACAAGTGGACAGTGATAttcag gCGGTATGTGCAGAATTGAAACGACTCGAAAAGAGCTACT gtaGCATAACGCAGGAAGAGACAACACTGCAATTGACAACACATCATGCACAAAACTTAATATCTTCCAAATCCTGA
- the F30F8.5 gene encoding MATH domain-containing protein (Confirmed by transcript evidence): MDTTTTSSLKSAEKKDTDATPRAHSPEIDVEVIKSDCSTPEKQNGAVGNEQQMNNSTSTRRTDSNKNLSPPPQRLRTSSSTSDGTENLISSLSSWDWVTIDGLKLPAVTRNKERYVAVHMVQLKLLSKFPSDIPRDITRKFTMGSHKMTVTEAWTFNTINAVIRKFDLGCQLFTANDELVKLNDVQMFYWNVKLFNLKRVNGQYETAISSAENNVQLLATAMQLKKQVDSDIQAVCAELKRLEKSYCE; encoded by the exons ATGGACACTACTACAACCTCGTCTTTAAAGAGTGCTGAGAAAAAGGACACTGATGCGACGCCAAGAGCCCATAGTCCTGAAATTGATGTTGAAGTGATCAAATCTGATTGCTCTACGCCGGAGAAACAGAATGGAGCAGTTGGAAATGAGCAGCAGATGAATAATTCAACTTCTACAAGGAGAACTgat AGCAACAAAAACCTGTCACCACCTCCTCAACGTCTTCGTACATCTAGTAGTACATCTGACGGAactgaaaatctaatttcctCTCTATCATCTTGGGATTGGGTTACCATAGATGGTCTGAAGCTTCCCGCAGTGACACGTAATAAAGAACGTTATGTGGCTGTCCATATGGTCCAGCTGAAACTACTGAGCAAGTTCCCATCGGATATTCCACGTGACATCACACGAAAATTCACGATGGGATCTCACAAAATGACAGTAACAGAAGCATGGACATTCAATACAATTAACGCTGTCATTAGAAAGTTTGATCTTGGTTGTCAGTTATTTACGGCAAATGATGAACTTGTCAAACTGAATGATGTTCAAATGTTCTATTGGAATGTAAagcttttcaatttgaaacgtGTCAATGGGCAATATGAGACGGCTATTTCGTCAGCAGAGAATAATGTTCAACTACTGGCAACAGCGATGCAACTGAAGAAACAAGTGGACAGTGATAttcag gCGGTATGTGCAGAATTGAAACGACTCGAAAAGAGCTACTGTGa gtaG
- the taf-5 gene encoding Transcription initiation factor TFIID subunit 5 (Confirmed by transcript evidence): MDSENSSSHSISSPQMFQNTHNNSAMEDNLLSRPMNNESLQMIIGYLRRNGLTETEELLTREAGPVLRVEGSNGLPPEEAISVEFDTFVQHANDCTDVVQAEFSQLLFPIFAHSYIALIEKHAATARIFFNRFKIFIPECFSEFVYQLSLIEDAMTLRANEHVHILRENKFLVRLSRPTLKHLESIQTRVIGVKNIIAKHICIENADEVSTNRTTIETQMGGILGVTSKSDKRHKMMFSVLKDELMQNIEKRKTKGKDWKDMGKKMQTHCPQADRIPLPPISEHLREERRNWLRDVGKMAIISAESPVSICMYTTVNAPIGVASCDFTDDSSLIAMGLSDSSIVMNAMDPMNKMKKLRDMEFLDKIDIETADNVQSQMFDLQGSTTSVRYTGHGGPVFSVNFSPDRRLLISSAGDRTVRLWSMETQRNAVIYRTPAVVWQAQFCSRGYYFATASADKTAAMWSTDRMHPLRIFADPYGDVGCIDYHPNCNYIAGGSDDRYVRVWDVCSGTRVRIFSGHKASIIAVKFSPCGRYIVSLDAIGNLMIWDLAYQRLVAAEITEQAGTKGSITFSRDGGVFAVSHGNSSIQLYSLDTLIGTVLAAGQNDSYIEPKVNLDGFNIGSYATKETAVIGLHFTRRNLLLGFGCFGQ; encoded by the exons ATGGATAGCGAGAATTCGAGTAGTCATTCGATAAGTTCTCcacaaatgtttcaaaacacGCACAACAATTCAGCAATGGAGGATAATTTGCTTTCTCGGCCAATGAACAATGAATCACTTCAAATGATTATTGGATACTTACGACGAAATGGTTTAACAGAAACTGAAGAGCTTTTGACTCGAGAAGCTGGACCAGTACTTAGAGTTGAAGGATCTAATGGATTACCTCcaga AGAAGCGATATCCGTTGAATTCGACACATTTGTCCAGCACGCAAACGATTGTACAGATGTTGTTCAAGCGGAATTCAGTCAACTTTTATTTCCTATATTTGCACACAGCTATATAGCTTTAATTGAAAAGCATGCCGCAACTGCCCGTATATTCTTCAATCGATTCAAGATTTTCATTCCTGAATGTTTCTCGGAATTTGTATATCAATTATCACTAATCGAAGATGCAATGACGTTACGAGCCAATGAACATGTTCACATTTTacgagaaaataaatttcttgtTCGACTTTCGAGGCCAACACTGAAACATCTTGAATCAATTCAAACGAGAGTGATTGGTGTTAAGAATATAATTGCAAAACATATTTGTATTGAAA ATGCTGACGAAGTATCCACAAATCGAACGACAATAGAAACCCAAATGGGTGGAATTCTTGGAGTAACTTCGAAAAGTGATAAAAGACATAAAATGATGTTTTCGGTGTTAAAAGACGAATTGATgcagaatattgaaaaacggAAGACAAAAGGAAAAGATTGGAAAGATATGGGAAAGAAAATGCAGACG CATTGCCCACAAGCTGACCGAATTCCTCTTCCACCAATCAGCGAACATCTTCGAGAGGAACGACGAAATTGGCTTCGAGACGTCGGAAAAATGGCCATCATTTCAGCTGAATCACCCGTTTCCATTTGTATGTACACAACAGTAAATGCACCAATTGGAGTGGCTTCATGTGATTTTACGGATGATTCAAGTCTTATTGCAATGGGTTTATCTGATTCTTCAATTGTTATGAATGCAATGGATCCGATGAATAAGATGAAGAAGCTTCGTGATATGGAATTTCTTGATAAAATCGATATTGAAACTGCGGATAACGTGCAATCACAAATGTTTGATTTACAAGGATCAACGACAAGTGTGAGGTATACAGGCCACGGTGGTCCCGtgttttctgtcaatttttcaccGGATCGACGACTTCTTATATCATCTGCCGGAGATCGAACAGTTCGACTTTGGAGTATGGAGACTCAGAGGAATGCTGTTATTTATAGAACACCAGCAGTAGTTTGGCAG GCTCAATTCTGTAGTCGTGGATACTATTTCGCTACAGCAAGTGCCGATAAAACAGCTGCAATGTGGTCGACAGATCGAATGCATCCACTTAGAATATTCGCTGATCCATATGGAGACGTTGGATGTATTGATTATCATCCAAATTGTAATTATATTGCTGGAGGATCAGATGATAGATATGTTCGAGTATGGGATGTTTGTTCTGGTACTCGAGTTCGCATTTTTAGTGGTCATAAAGCTTCGATTATCGCTGTCAAGTTCTCCCCATGTGGTCGGTATATCGTCTCGTTAGATGCTATTGGAAATCTGATGATTTGGGATTTGGCATACCAGAGATTAGTTGCAGCTGAAATTACGGAACAAGCTGGAACGAAG GGTTCAATTACATTCTCTCGTGATGGTGGTGTATTTGCGGTATCCCATGGAAATTCAAGTATTCAATTATATTCACTTGATACTCTTATTGGAACAGTTCTCGCCGCTGGACAAAATGATTCCTACATTGAGCCAAA
- the F30F8.10 gene encoding histone acetyltransferase (Confirmed by transcript evidence) encodes MSSLSDHPPYPRAVFLHVLSTNSAALSFYKMHGFEFHASLPYFREYYRIGEQLADGCTYVKYINGTYTNVTFTDVCRTFGNTICMPLKAICKMLSF; translated from the exons ATGTCGTCTCTATCTGATCATCCACCATATCCACGTGCCGTCTTTCTTCATGTTCTATCTACGAATTCAGCCGCTTTATCTTTCTATAAAATGCACGGATTCGAATTCCACGCTTCGTTACC TTATTTCAGGGAATACTATCGTATTGGAGAGCAATTGGCCGATGGTTGTACATATGTCAAATACATTAATGGAACCTACACTAATGTCACCTTTACGGATGTCTGTCGAACGTTTGGAAATACGATTTGCATGCCTCTCAAGGCAATTTGCAAAATGCTCTCTTTTTAG
- the F30F8.10 gene encoding histone acetyltransferase (Confirmed by transcript evidence), producing MSSLSDHPPYPRAVFLHVLSTNSAALSFYKMHGFEFHASLPEYYRIGEQLADGCTYVKYINGTYTNVTFTDVCRTFGNTICMPLKAICKMLSF from the exons ATGTCGTCTCTATCTGATCATCCACCATATCCACGTGCCGTCTTTCTTCATGTTCTATCTACGAATTCAGCCGCTTTATCTTTCTATAAAATGCACGGATTCGAATTCCACGCTTCGTTACC GGAATACTATCGTATTGGAGAGCAATTGGCCGATGGTTGTACATATGTCAAATACATTAATGGAACCTACACTAATGTCACCTTTACGGATGTCTGTCGAACGTTTGGAAATACGATTTGCATGCCTCTCAAGGCAATTTGCAAAATGCTCTCTTTTTAG